In Acidobacteriota bacterium, a single window of DNA contains:
- a CDS encoding amino acid ABC transporter ATP-binding protein, translating to MIEVGRLYKHFGTIAALRDVSFTVSKSQLTVIIGPSGCGKSTLLRCLNGLETFDSGRVRIGDITLERHGQPQDRGPNHIDLRKLRKEVGIVFQGFNLFPHLTVLENAVKAPMVAKGLGRKEAEERATELLVKVGLEDRAHYYPSQLSGGQQQRAAIARALAMSPRVMLYDEPTSALDPSLVNEVLQIMRKLDDEGMTQVVVTHEMRFAREAADNILFIHDGEIVESGPAEGLFTSPRDERTRHFLRNFF from the coding sequence ATAATTGAGGTAGGCCGCCTTTACAAGCATTTTGGGACCATTGCAGCGCTGCGGGACGTCAGCTTTACGGTTTCAAAATCGCAGTTGACCGTAATCATCGGTCCTTCGGGCTGCGGAAAATCAACCCTCTTGCGCTGTTTGAATGGCCTGGAAACATTTGACAGCGGACGTGTGCGGATTGGAGACATCACTCTCGAACGGCACGGTCAGCCGCAGGACCGCGGGCCCAACCATATTGATCTTCGCAAACTCCGGAAGGAAGTCGGGATAGTTTTTCAGGGATTCAATCTCTTCCCCCACCTGACGGTGCTGGAAAACGCCGTCAAGGCGCCGATGGTCGCCAAGGGGCTGGGCCGCAAAGAAGCCGAGGAAAGGGCCACCGAACTGCTTGTAAAGGTCGGCCTGGAGGACCGCGCCCATTACTATCCGTCGCAGCTTTCCGGGGGCCAGCAGCAGCGCGCCGCTATCGCCCGCGCCCTCGCCATGTCTCCAAGGGTGATGCTTTACGATGAGCCGACATCGGCCCTCGACCCAAGCCTTGTGAATGAAGTGCTGCAGATCATGCGCAAACTTGACGACGAGGGAATGACCCAGGTGGTTGTCACTCACGAAATGCGTTTCGCGCGGGAAGCAGCGGACAACATCCTGTTTATTCATGACGGCGAGATCGTCGAATCCGGCCCTGCGGAAGGCCTGTTCACTTCGCCACGCGATGAACGCACCCGCCACTTTCTGCGCAATTTCTTCTAA
- a CDS encoding transporter substrate-binding domain-containing protein, with protein MRRILVVLAISLLALARAPMARGGSMELRWGGDAEGGAPYVFVNPRNPQETIGFEVDLANALGRRLHRRAVFVQNQWDGLISGLERDNYDIALNGLEITDDRKRQINFTIPYYATAEQLSVRADNRSISSLADLKGKTAGTLKYSLAERVLEREGGISLRTYDGQINAYEDLANGRLDAVLMDWPIAVYYSKPNPKLKFVGSPISEIRYGIGVRKQDGELLRQLNSALIGLIQSGELRSIYQKWGLWNSTTEALFAQIGSAPQAYEDYTKSVTRQLSWRDQLRQYAGYLPLLLGRGAPMTLAISLLGMAVAVSVGLLLALTNLYGPFFPARAARAFIEVMRGTPLLIQLYLIFYGLPSVGIRLSPFVAAIVGLGLNYAAYEAENYRGAIQAIPRGQMEAALSLGMTRAQALQHVILPQAMRLAIPPVTNDFISLFKDSSIVSVITMVELTKVYGELASTYYDYIGVGLLTAAIYFLLGLPFVRLARWAEEKLTFDQITAVPARGRWFGVGAKPATR; from the coding sequence ATGAGACGTATTCTGGTAGTGCTGGCGATCAGCTTACTGGCCCTCGCAAGAGCGCCTATGGCGCGGGGCGGCAGCATGGAGCTTCGGTGGGGTGGCGACGCGGAGGGCGGCGCGCCTTACGTCTTCGTCAACCCCCGGAACCCGCAGGAGACCATCGGATTTGAGGTCGACCTGGCCAACGCTCTGGGGCGAAGGCTCCATCGCCGTGCTGTCTTTGTACAGAACCAGTGGGACGGGCTGATATCCGGCCTCGAGCGCGACAACTATGACATCGCACTGAACGGATTGGAAATTACCGATGACCGCAAGCGGCAGATCAATTTCACAATCCCGTATTATGCCACCGCGGAGCAATTGAGCGTGCGAGCGGACAACCGCTCGATCAGCTCCCTCGCCGACCTTAAAGGCAAAACTGCAGGCACGCTGAAGTACTCCCTGGCCGAACGGGTATTGGAGCGTGAAGGCGGGATCAGCCTTCGCACCTACGATGGGCAGATCAATGCTTATGAAGACCTGGCCAACGGCCGGCTCGATGCCGTCTTGATGGACTGGCCGATCGCTGTCTATTACAGCAAACCCAATCCGAAACTGAAATTTGTTGGTAGTCCCATCAGCGAGATCAGATACGGGATCGGGGTCCGTAAGCAGGACGGAGAACTGCTCAGGCAATTGAACTCTGCATTGATTGGCCTGATCCAGTCGGGAGAACTTCGGAGCATTTACCAGAAGTGGGGTTTGTGGAACAGCACAACTGAAGCGCTGTTCGCACAGATTGGTTCGGCTCCGCAGGCCTACGAGGATTACACAAAAAGCGTGACCCGGCAGCTTTCGTGGCGCGACCAGCTGCGCCAGTATGCCGGTTACCTGCCCCTCTTGCTGGGCCGGGGCGCACCCATGACACTGGCGATTTCCCTCCTCGGAATGGCCGTGGCCGTGTCGGTCGGCTTGCTTTTGGCGCTGACAAATCTCTACGGTCCATTTTTTCCGGCCCGCGCGGCGCGGGCGTTTATCGAGGTGATGCGCGGTACGCCGCTGCTGATTCAGCTTTACCTGATTTTTTACGGTTTGCCCTCGGTGGGTATCAGGCTCAGTCCGTTTGTTGCCGCGATTGTCGGCCTGGGTCTGAATTATGCTGCCTACGAAGCTGAAAACTACCGCGGAGCCATTCAGGCCATTCCACGCGGCCAGATGGAGGCGGCGCTTTCACTCGGGATGACGCGCGCCCAGGCGCTGCAGCACGTGATTCTGCCTCAGGCAATGCGGCTGGCCATCCCGCCAGTGACCAATGATTTCATCTCGCTTTTCAAGGATTCATCGATTGTGTCAGTCATCACCATGGTCGAGCTGACCAAAGTCTATGGTGAACTCGCGTCAACCTATTATGACTACATCGGCGTCGGGCTCCTGACCGCGGCGATCTATTTTCTCCTGGGCTTGCCGTTTGTTCGACTGGCGCGGTGGGCCGAGGAGAAGCTGACGTTTGACCAGATAACCGCAGTCCCGGCCAGGGGCCGCTGGTTTGGTGTCGGCGCCAAGCCGGCAACCAGGTAA
- a CDS encoding DHA2 family efflux MFS transporter permease subunit, translating into MAKELETPKINPWIIATAVMLSTFMEVLDTTVVNVSLPHIAGSMSASVDEATWTLTSYLVANAIILPMTGWLSNYFGRKRMLMTSVTGFTVASFLCGLAPNLPALVIFRVLQGACGGGLQPISQAVLLESFPPEDRGKAMGFWGLGIVVAPMLGPVLGGWLTDSYSWRWVFYINIPVGVLALIMTQLFIFDPHYIRRTVSRIDYWGMGMLAVGIAALQIVLDKGQEKDWFSSDLITRLTVISIVALVVFVIYELVVAHPVVDLRAFRERTYSAGVFLMTVLGFVLYGSLVILPIFLQTILGYPALQAGVAMFPRGLGSFIAMPFVGAIMSRFDPRKLLVIGLVACSLSLVLLGTLNLDVGYWQIFWAQFLQGLSLGFLFVPLTTVTMDPIPNEKMGNATSIFNLMRNIGGSMGIALSTTIVARSTQSYTNFLGRNVTPYSPQTQSAFEGLRSFFMSSGADAFTASQRAYAALFGMVQRQASMMSFNHTYLFLAVLFIIVMPAVFLMRKPKSRGGIPAH; encoded by the coding sequence ATGGCAAAAGAACTCGAAACGCCTAAAATTAATCCGTGGATCATCGCCACCGCGGTGATGCTGAGCACCTTTATGGAAGTGCTCGACACCACCGTAGTGAACGTTTCACTGCCGCACATCGCCGGCAGCATGTCGGCCTCGGTGGATGAAGCCACCTGGACGCTGACCTCCTACCTGGTGGCCAACGCCATCATCCTCCCCATGACTGGCTGGCTCTCCAACTACTTCGGCCGAAAGCGCATGCTGATGACTTCCGTCACGGGATTTACGGTGGCCTCGTTCCTGTGTGGACTGGCGCCCAACCTGCCGGCGCTGGTTATATTCAGGGTCCTGCAAGGGGCCTGCGGTGGCGGACTCCAGCCCATCTCGCAGGCGGTTTTGCTGGAATCCTTTCCCCCCGAAGACCGCGGCAAGGCCATGGGCTTCTGGGGCCTTGGTATTGTAGTGGCGCCCATGCTGGGCCCGGTGCTGGGAGGCTGGCTGACAGACAGCTACAGCTGGCGGTGGGTGTTTTACATCAATATTCCGGTGGGAGTTCTTGCGCTCATCATGACCCAGCTCTTTATTTTTGACCCGCACTACATCCGGCGGACCGTGAGCAGAATCGACTACTGGGGCATGGGAATGCTGGCCGTGGGGATCGCCGCATTGCAGATCGTTCTGGACAAAGGCCAGGAAAAAGACTGGTTTTCATCGGACCTGATCACCCGGTTGACCGTCATCAGCATCGTTGCCCTTGTCGTATTTGTAATTTATGAACTGGTAGTGGCCCACCCCGTGGTGGACCTTCGGGCATTCAGGGAACGCACCTACAGCGCGGGCGTTTTTCTGATGACCGTTCTGGGCTTTGTCCTTTATGGAAGCCTGGTGATCCTGCCCATCTTTCTGCAGACCATTCTGGGCTATCCGGCGCTTCAGGCCGGCGTCGCCATGTTTCCGAGAGGGTTAGGTTCTTTTATTGCCATGCCTTTCGTCGGCGCCATCATGTCCCGCTTTGACCCGCGTAAGCTGCTGGTGATTGGGCTTGTCGCCTGCTCCCTCTCACTGGTGCTTCTGGGCACGCTCAACCTTGACGTTGGTTACTGGCAAATATTCTGGGCGCAGTTTCTGCAGGGATTGTCTCTGGGGTTCCTTTTTGTGCCGCTCACCACTGTGACCATGGACCCTATTCCGAATGAAAAAATGGGTAACGCCACCAGCATCTTTAACCTGATGCGGAATATCGGCGGGAGCATGGGTATAGCACTTTCCACCACCATCGTTGCGCGGAGCACCCAGAGTTACACCAATTTCCTGGGGCGAAACGTTACTCCATACAGCCCGCAAACTCAGTCGGCGTTTGAAGGCCTTCGCAGCTTTTTCATGAGCTCAGGGGCGGACGCCTTTACCGCATCCCAGCGCGCCTATGCGGCGCTGTTCGGCATGGTGCAGCGGCAGGCGTCCATGATGTCGTTCAACCACACCTACCTGTTCCTGGCCGTACTCTTCATCATCGTCATGCCCGCCGTTTTCCTGATGCGAAAACCCAAAAGCCGCGGCGGAATACCGGCCCACTAG
- a CDS encoding DUF488 family protein, translating to MSVNIRRAYDAPGARDGTRILVDGLWPRGVTRDELKISAWEKAIAPSKTLRSWYGHDPVKWPEFRKRYREELAEPLRKEALDRLVRLAGQGTLTLVFGARDAERSNAAVIAELILTKSKAGEGTRVEASRSPRKAKQ from the coding sequence ATGTCGGTGAACATCAGGCGGGCTTACGATGCGCCAGGCGCTCGAGACGGCACCCGCATCCTGGTGGACGGACTCTGGCCCCGGGGGGTCACCAGGGACGAACTCAAAATCAGCGCGTGGGAGAAGGCCATTGCGCCGTCAAAAACCCTGCGAAGCTGGTACGGGCATGACCCCGTAAAGTGGCCGGAATTCCGCAAGCGATATCGCGAAGAGCTTGCGGAACCGCTGCGCAAGGAGGCCCTCGATCGATTGGTCCGCCTGGCGGGGCAGGGAACCCTCACGCTGGTTTTCGGCGCGCGTGACGCCGAACGTTCCAACGCTGCCGTCATCGCGGAGTTGATCCTGACAAAGTCAAAAGCCGGCGAGGGAACACGTGTTGAGGCAAGCCGCAGCCCGCGCAAGGCAAAGCAATAG
- a CDS encoding sugar phosphate isomerase/epimerase, translating into MLAPLRRDMICAAAGKSKGNNDLRSRRDSFSARLPLLVQWGSNVLFSGAVTLVSNRFTFEGGTDSMSSINRRDFLLTGLAASASLLAVGGGLDLYADPYGIPVGLQLYTVRRQLDKNFAGTLRKVASVGYTEVQFSGFHNQPVPHIKQLIDEIGLKTHAGHFGYDVLTSSLSQVIDDAHTLGMDYVVLSSVPESFRHSIDGYKRAADFFNKTGNGCMKGGLHFGYHNHNRDFEKFGDVIALDLMLQKTDPASVCFEMDCFWVTRAGYDPVAYMNKYPGRFPVLHIKDERKHYPPTVSGRTPSEAFAPVGKGVIDWKRIFEAAPRGGVKRYYVEQDETELPVFEAIKISYDYLHNLAV; encoded by the coding sequence ATGCTAGCACCTTTGAGGCGTGATATGATCTGCGCTGCGGCGGGGAAGTCCAAAGGCAACAATGACCTGCGCTCGAGACGGGATTCATTCTCGGCTCGTCTCCCTCTGCTTGTTCAGTGGGGCAGTAACGTTTTGTTCAGTGGGGCAGTAACGTTGGTCTCCAATCGATTTACATTTGAAGGAGGAACTGATTCAATGAGCTCTATTAATCGACGCGATTTTCTCCTGACAGGCCTTGCTGCCTCAGCCTCTTTGCTGGCTGTGGGCGGCGGTCTGGATTTATACGCTGATCCTTATGGCATTCCAGTTGGTTTGCAGCTTTACACGGTGCGGCGGCAGCTTGACAAGAATTTTGCAGGCACCCTGCGCAAGGTAGCCTCAGTTGGCTACACGGAGGTGCAATTTTCAGGTTTTCACAACCAGCCGGTTCCGCATATCAAGCAGCTTATTGATGAGATCGGTCTGAAGACCCACGCCGGCCATTTTGGCTATGATGTCCTCACCTCGAGCCTGTCTCAAGTGATTGACGACGCGCATACGCTCGGCATGGACTATGTTGTTCTATCGTCGGTTCCGGAATCTTTCCGCCACTCGATTGATGGATACAAGCGGGCGGCTGACTTCTTCAACAAAACAGGCAATGGGTGCATGAAAGGCGGTCTCCATTTCGGGTACCACAACCATAACCGGGACTTTGAGAAATTCGGCGACGTGATCGCGCTTGATTTGATGCTGCAGAAGACAGACCCGGCCTCCGTCTGTTTTGAAATGGATTGCTTCTGGGTCACGCGCGCCGGTTACGATCCCGTCGCTTACATGAATAAGTATCCGGGCCGCTTTCCGGTCCTGCACATCAAGGACGAGAGAAAGCATTATCCGCCAACCGTCTCCGGCCGTACGCCATCCGAAGCCTTTGCGCCGGTGGGGAAGGGTGTGATTGACTGGAAGCGGATTTTTGAGGCGGCTCCCAGGGGCGGCGTGAAGCGTTACTATGTTGAGCAGGATGAGACCGAACTTCCGGTCTTTGAGGCCATCAAGATCAGTTACGATTATCTCCACAATCTCGCGGTTTAA
- the tadA gene encoding tRNA adenosine(34) deaminase TadA, with amino-acid sequence MHTSKTAHVKDQDSQYMREALRQARRGYREGEVPVGAVVVSGGEIITRAHNRPIHLNDPSAHAEVLALRRAGRKLGNYRLPGCTLYVTIEPCAMCAGTIVQSRIQRLVVGAMDPKAGACGSVLSVLNNEKLNHNVAFKNGILQADCAAILRKFFRERRKKRRSGP; translated from the coding sequence ATGCACACCAGTAAAACGGCCCACGTGAAAGACCAGGACAGCCAGTACATGCGCGAGGCTTTGCGACAGGCGCGCCGTGGCTATCGAGAGGGCGAGGTCCCAGTGGGAGCAGTGGTTGTAAGCGGCGGCGAAATTATCACCCGGGCTCACAATCGACCTATCCATTTGAATGATCCTTCCGCGCATGCTGAAGTGCTGGCGCTGCGCCGAGCAGGACGTAAGCTCGGGAACTACCGCCTGCCGGGGTGTACCCTGTATGTTACAATCGAGCCTTGTGCGATGTGCGCTGGAACAATCGTCCAGTCGCGCATACAAAGACTGGTTGTGGGGGCCATGGATCCCAAAGCTGGCGCCTGTGGCTCAGTCTTATCAGTGTTGAACAACGAGAAACTGAACCACAACGTTGCATTTAAAAACGGAATCCTCCAGGCAGACTGCGCGGCCATTCTTCGGAAGTTCTTTCGCGAGCGCCGAAAAAAGCGCCGGTCCGGACCCTGA